One genomic segment of Helianthus annuus cultivar XRQ/B chromosome 14, HanXRQr2.0-SUNRISE, whole genome shotgun sequence includes these proteins:
- the LOC110907131 gene encoding uncharacterized protein LOC110907131 → MAKKLYILDGPVPTEPENNTTAAHMALEKHNEDAVEVGCLMQATMSPELQKNMEDKDAYNMIQQLKNMFQKQARQERYDTMKQLISCKMQEGSCVSTHVLKMKGYIDQMNKLGYPLQDEMAADFILNSLPSSYDQFIMNYNMNAWVKTVPELHGMLKTAEMNIPHKTNQVLMVKSGGVKKPNNKKKAHNSKGKKMAVVVAKSATNNKQVAKSPPP, encoded by the coding sequence ATGGCGAAAAAGCTATATATCTTAGATGGCCCAGTCCCTACCGAGCCTGAAAATAACACTACTGCTGCTCATATGGCACTGGAAAAGCATaacgaggatgccgttgaggtagGCTGCCTTATGCAAGCCACCATGTCTCCTGAACTTCAGAAGAACATGGAAGATAAAGATGCTTATAACATGATCCAGCAATTGAAAAACATGTTTCAGAAACAAGCCCGACAGGAGCGATATGACACCATGAAGCAGCTCATAAGCTGTAAAATGCAAGAAGGATCGTGTGTCAGTACTCATGTGCTTAAGATGAAAGGGTACATTGACCAGATGAACAAACTTGGTTATCCCTTGCAAGATGAAATGGCAGCGGACTTCATCTTGAACTCTCTCCCTAGCTCGTATGATCAGTTCATTATGAACTATAATATGAATGCTTGGGTGAAGACTGTGCCTGAGCTACATGgtatgctcaaaacggccgagATGAACATTCCACATAAAACTAACCAAGTTCTGATGGTCAAGTCTGGTGGTGTTAAGAAGCCCAACAACAAGAAAAAGGCTCATAACAGCAAAGGCAAGAAAATGGCTGTTGTTGTTGCCAAATCTGCCACCAACAACAAGCAGGTTGCTAAATCACCCCCTCCCTAG
- the LOC110907129 gene encoding transcription factor MYB14: protein MKTDLKKGTWSAEEDQKLISYISRYGIWNWSQMPKFAGLSRSGKSCRLRWMNYLNPNLKKGEFSKEEEESILHLHSLLGNRWSAIASRLPGRTDNDVKNHWHSHLKKHVSKQNQQDYDMSNSSPAFETTAAADHHHHMHDVEHDMISSSTNSEDHRLEFGDNYIDVDSPGTLDDLQCFWDQLCPVENLELRNINIHDHMDVVSDHVFQDSNNDLISSYILYNTDYNCSLLSDP from the exons ATGAAGACCGATTTAAAGAAAGGCACATGGAGTGCTGAAGAAGACCAGAAGTTGATTTCTTATATCAGTAGATACGGGATCTGGAACTGGTCTCAAATGCCCAAATTTGCTG GTTTGTCGAGGAGTGGGAAGAGTTGCAGACTCCGATGGATGAATTATTTGAATCCAAACTTAAAGAAAGGGGAATTTTCTaaggaagaagaagaatccaTACTCCATTTGCATTCACTTCTGGGCAATAG GTGGTCTGCCATTGCATCAAGACTTCCTGGAAGGACCGATAATGATGTAAAAAACCATTGGCATTCACATTTGAAGAAACATGTGAGTAAACAAAACCAGCAAGATTATGATATGAGTAACTCATCACCAGCATTTGAGACTACTGCTGCtgctgatcatcatcatcatatgcATGATGTTGAACATGACATGATCTCTTCATCTACTAACTCTGAAGATCACCGACTCGAGTTCGGAGACAACTATATCGATGTGGATTCACCAGGAACCTTAGATGATCTTCAATGTTTTTGGGACCAGCTTTGCCCAGTCGAGAACTTGGAGCTTAGAAACATTAATATTCATGACCATATGGATGTGGTTTCTGATCATGTCTTTCAAGATTCAAATAATGATTTGATAAGCTCGTACATCTTGTATAACACCGACTACAATTGCAGTTTACTGTCTGACCCGTAG